DNA from Actinomycetota bacterium:
TCGAGCAGCGCGCTCGAGGGATCGCCGCGCCAGTCGGCGCCGACCTTGTCGACCTCGTCCAGCATCATCACCGGGTTCTTGGTACCGGCTTCCTTCAGCGCGCGCACGATGCGGCCGGGCAGCGCACCGACGTACGTCCGCCGGTGGCCGCGGATCTCCGCCTCATCGTGGATGCCGCCGAGCGAGATGCGGACGAACTTGCGACCGAGCGCTCGGGCAACCGACTCGCCGAGTGAGGTCTTTCCCACGCCCGGTGGTCCGACGAGCGTGAGGATCGCGCCCGAGCCCCGCCCCGACGCCGGGCCGAGCCCGCGCTCCTCACGCAGCTTGCGCACGGCGAGGTACTCGACGATGCGGTCCTTCACGTCGTCGAGGCCCTTGTGGTCCTCGTCGAGGATGCGTCGGGCATCACCGATGTCGAGGTTGTCCTCGGTTCGCACGCCCCACGGAATCTCGGTCATCCAATCCAGGTACGTGCGGATCCAGCCGTACTCGGGCGACTGCTCGGAGGTGCGCTCGAGCCGGCCGAGCTCCCGCTCGGCTTCCTTCCGCGCGCCGTCGGGCATGTTCGCCTCGGCGATCTTCCTGCGGTACTCCTCGGCGACGTTCTCCTCGGAGTCCTCGCCCAGCTCCTTGCGGATCGCGTCCATCTGCTGACGGAGGATGAACTCCCGCTGGTTCTTCTCGAGGCCCTCGCGGACGTCCGTGCGAATCTTGTCCTTCAGGTCGAGCTCGGCCAGAACGTCCTTCGCCCACTCCAGCACCGTCTCCAGGCGCCGCTCGACGTCCAGCGTCTCGAGAACGTCGACCTTCTGCTCGAACGACAGGTCCGGCGAATAGCCGGCGGTGTCGGCGATCTGACCGGGATCGGAGATACCCCGAAGGAACTCGGCGACCTGAGGCACGCCGCGCGCCTCCACGATGCTCTCGAGCGTCGCGCGGTACTCACGTGCCAGCTCGTGCGCTCGGGGCGAGGCGACCTCGTCCGGCCGCGGGTCGACCTCGACCCAGACGGCGTCGCCGGTACCCGGAACCCCACGGCTGATGACGGCCCGATGCATTCCGCGGATCACGAGCGCTTCCATCCCGTTCTGGAGGCGCCCGACGTCCTCGACCTTGGCCACCGTCCCGACCTGCGCGAAGCGCTGGCCGACCTTGGGGACCAGCAGGATCTCGCCGCGGGTCGCGTCGGCGGCCGCGATCGCCCGGCGTGCGTCGTCGGACTCGACGGTGAGGGTGATGACCATGCCGGGCAGCACCACGCCGGTGGTGAGCGGCAGGAGGGGCAGGATCTGGGTGTCGAGCTGAGCCATCTCTCGTCTCGCTCCTATCTCGTGGAACCGACAGCCGTCGGCTGCCCGTTGCATCTGCAGTTCCAAACGGACCGGCCACCGTGCCTATTCCAAGTGTAAGCGGCATTACACCGATGGTAGGTCGGTTCCTCTGGGACGCACCCAGCCGTACCTCGCGCCCGTGTGAGCGGTTCACCGACCGCCTAGCGGCCTCGACGCTCGGGCTCAAGGTCGGAGATGAGAAGACGATGGTGAAAGATGGCCTACTGCAACCCGTGCGGTACCGCCCTGGGAACCATCCCCTGAACGAAGGGGGCTGATAGCGGGATGCCGAGGTCCAGACAGCGGCTCGTCGCGGCGATCGTCGCCTTCGTGGTGTTCGGCGGCGCCGGCGCGCTCGTTTGGGCGGCGCTCGGACCCGGGGACGACCCGCCGCCTCCGATCGGCGAGTACGAAACGACGCTCTACGAAAGCGACGCGGTCGTCCTGCAGAGCTCCGAGCACGGCGCCGAGCTGTGCGTCGGCGCAGTCGCCGACTCCTATCCGCCACAGTGCAGCGGCATCCCCATCTCCAACTGGAACTGGGGCATGGTCACAGGTGAGGAGTCGGCGTCGGGAACGACGTGGGGTCAGTTCCATGTCGTCGGCCGGTACGACGGCTCGGAGTTCATGGTGACGAACGCCGGTCCGTACCGACAGCCACCGCCCGACGACGGAGATCCGTTCGCGGCGCCGTGCCCCGAACCGGAGGGCGGCTGGATCGCGACGAACCCCTCACGCGCGACGGAAGAGCATCTCCAGATGGTGATGCGCGCGGCCGAGCGCGAGGGCGACTCGGCGGGTATCTGGGTCGACTACCTGGTCCCGCCGGAGATGGTGGACGAGGGAGCGGTCGCACCGAACGACGTCCTCCTGGTGGCCGCGTTCACCGGTGACCTCGTACGACACGAATCGGAGCTTCGCCAGATCTGGGGCGGCCCGCTCTGCGTGACTCGCCACAACCGAACGATGAAGGAGCTCGAACGGATCCAAGCCGAGATCGCGTCCGAGGTCGCCGACCAGCTCGGTATCGAGAAGACGTGGTCGTCGATCGACGTAACGGCGAACGAGGTCGAGATCGGCGTCGTCGTTGCGGACGAGGACGTTCGCGAGGCGCTCGACGAGCGGTACGGGCCCGGCGCGGTCGAGCTGCATCCGGCCCTTCTGCGCGTCCAGTAGTCGGACCATCCAAAGGTGCGCTGCGGTCGTCCCGTTCACACATGGGCTGTAGGATGCGTCGCTCGTGGACGCGACCATCCACGTCGAGGGGATCACCAAGCGTTTCGGCAACGTTGAAGCGCTCCGGGGGGTCGACCTGAAGGTTTTCCCCGGGTCGGTGTTCGGTCTGCTCGGGCCGAACGGCGCCGGCAAGACCACGATGATTCGGATCCTCACGACGTTGCTGCAACCGGACGACGGGCAGGCCACCGTCGCGGGGTATGACGTCGTTCGAGACGCCGAGCCACTGCGTCACGTCATCGGGCTCGCCGGGCAGTACGCGGCCATCGACGAGAACCTGACCGGTCAAGAGAACCTGGAGATGGTCGGCCGGCTCTACCACCTCACGGCGGAGGAGGCGACTCGACGCGGCGAGGCCGTGCTCGAGCGATTCGAGCTCACCGACGCCGCTCACCGGGTCGCCAAGACGTACTCCGGCGGAATGCGACGGCGCCTGGACCTCGGCGCCAGCCTCGTCGGCCGGCCACAGGTCCTGTTCCTGGACGAACCGACGACGGGACTCGATCCGCGGAGCCGGCTCGAGATGTGGGACATCATCCGTGAGCTCGTTCGCGACGGGACGACGCTGCTGTTGACCACGCAGTACATGGAGGAAGCGGACCGCCTGGCCGACTCGATCGCCGTGATCGACCAAGGGCTCGTGATCGCCGAGGGGACAGCCGACGATCTGAAGACGCGTGTCGGCGGGGAGGTCCTGGCCATACGTGTCGCCGACCGGACGCAGATCGGAGCCGCCGCTGGGGCCGTCCTCGGACTCGGGCCCGGCGGCGGCAACGCCGACAACGAGCGCGGCGAGATCACCCTCCCCGTCGGCGACAACGGGACGGGGATCCTGACCGAGGCCATCCGACGGCTGGACGCCGAGAAGATCGCGCTCGCCGACGTCGCGCTTCGTCGCCCGTCGCTCGACGACGTGTTCCTGTCGTTGACCGGCCACGCGGCCGAGGACGGCGGTGGGACAGGACCGGGCGAGGAACAACAGCGAGGGAGGAAGGGGCGATGAGCGCCGCGACGACAACGACGACGCAGGTCGCACGGAGTCGGACCCGCCTCGCACTGTCGGACTGGTGGGTGCTCACCAAGCGGAACCTGCTCACCTACATCCGCAAGCCGGACCTGCTGGTGTTCTCGACAATCCAGCCGGTGATGTTCGTGCTGCTGTTCGTCTACGTGTTCGGCGGCGCGTTCGAGATGATCCTGCCGCCGAACGTAACGTACGTGGACTTCCTGATTCCGGGGATCATCGTCCAGACGTCGATCTTCGCGGCGCTCCAGACGGGCGTCGGGCTCGCCGACGACCTGCAGAAGGGGCTCATCGAGCGGTTCAAGTCGCTGCCGATGGCGCGTTCGGCCGTTCTCGCCGGACGCACCGCTGCCGACACCGTGTCGGTCGTGTTCCAGATCGTGCTCATGGTCATCGTCGGCGTCCTGATCGGGTATCGGCTCCACGAAGGGATCACCGAGGCGGTACTCGCGTTCGTGTTGATCGTGGCCGTCGGGTACACGTTCACCTGGGTGGCGGCGTTCGCCGGCCTCGCGTTGAAGAGCGTCGAGGCGGTTCAGGCCGCGACGTTCACGATCGTGTTCCCCGTCATCTTCGTCAGCTCGGCGTTCGTTCCGGTCGACTCGATGCCGGGCTGGATCCAGCCGATCGCGCGCAACAACCCCATGACGATCTGGGTCGACACCGTGCGGTCCCTGACGCTCGGCGACCCGTTCACCGACAGCCGGAGCCCCCTGTTCCAGAGCATCCCCGATCTCGGCGCGCTCGCTTGGCAGTCGCTCGCCTGGATCGCCGTCATCCTGGCCATCGCCGTGCCGGTAGGCGTTCGTATGTACCGCCGCACCTAACGGCGCCGAACGGCTCGGTCAAACGCCAGGCCCTCTCTCGAGCACGCACCTTCGCGCCCATCGCGGCGTTCAGGTGTCCCCAACCGGTGCCGATACGTCCTCGGGAGAAGGAGCGTTCATGCAGGCACCGACGGCACCAGGCAACGCCCCTGCCGGTCTCCCAGGCGTAGCGCTCCCACGTCCTCCGGATGACGTACCGGCCATCGAGACCTCCGGGTGGAACGCCGGCTCCGTCATCGCCGTGATCGTGGCCACCGCGCTCCTCGTCGCCGGCGTCACGCTGTTCCTGAACCGGATTCCGGCCGTCGAGCTGCCGGAGGGGTTCGGCGGCCTCCCACAGGCGCGCGGTCCCGAGATCGACGAAGTGCTCGACGAGTTCCATCGCGAGGTCGAAGGGCTGGGCATCCACGGGGACATGGGGCTGTACGGGACGGACGCGTTCCCGACCGTCGCGCTCGTATGGGTCGAAGATCCGTCGGTCGATACGGCCGACGAAGCATGGAACGCCTTCGCCGCGGGCTTCAATCAGGGCTTGCCGGCAGGTTCCCTCGACGAGACGGGGCGGACCTCCGAGCTCGTCGGCGGTGTGGCCTACCTGTGCGCGCAGGTGGATGCGGCCCCGCCGTCGAACGTGTGCCTGTGGGAGGAAAGCCAGGTGTTCTGGATCCTTGTGGACCTCTCGGGAGCGTCGCAGAACGGCACGCAGGATCTAGCGGTCACCGCGCACGACGCGATCGCCGCATAGCCGCCCAACCTCGCGGAACATCTCCGACGGCCCCGGGGTTGTGACGTTGGGTCGTTAGAGTCCCCGGTGCCGAAGAGGAGCTGGCACGATGTCATTGCTCGGTTTCGAGGGCGAGAACGCGCGGGAGAAGGTTCTCGTTCTTCTCACCATGTGTTTCGCCCTGGCGATGGCGATGCTCGACAACACCGTCGTCAACGTGGCGCTGCCGACGATCAGCCGCGAGCTCGACGCCGGGGTCAGCGAGCTCCAGTGGATCGTCGACGGCTACGTCCTCGCGTTGGCGTCGTTCCTTCTGACCGGCGGCATCGTGGGCGACCGCTACGGGCGCAAGAAGACCTTCCTCACCGGGCTGGTGGTGTTCACCGCCGCTTCGCTCGCGTGCGGACTGTCGCAGGACACCGCCCAGCTGATCGCCGCCAGGGCGATCCAAGGTGTCGGCGCGGCACTGCTGCTCCCGGGAACGCTGTCGATCATCACGGTCACGTTTCCGCCGCACGAGCGCGCCCGCGCGATCGGCCTGTGGGCCGGCGTGTCCGGGCTTGCCCTGGCACTTGGTCCGACCGTGGGGGGTCTGATGGTCGAACGCCTGGGCTGGGAGTCGGTGTTCTTCCTGAACGTCCCGATCGGTGTGATCGCCTTCCTCGTGGCGACGCGAACCGTGCGCGAGTCCACCTCACCGGAGCTGCGACGCCTCGACGCGCCTGGCCTCCTGCTCGGAACCTCGGCCTTGTTCCTCGTGACATACGGGCTCATCGAATCGAACGAGCGCGGCTGGAGCGACCCGTTGATCGTCGGCTCGCTGGTCGCGTTCGCGATTTTGCTCGTCGCGTTCCTGGCGTGGGAGCGACGAAGCCCTCACCCGATGATGCCGCTTCGTTTGTTCCGCATCCCGGCCTTCTCCGCCGGAAACACCGTCGCGTTCAGCGTGTCGCTCGGGATGTTCGCGACGTTCTTCTTCATGAGCTTGTACATGCAGACGATCCGGGGGTACACGGCGTTGGAGGCCGGCGTGCGCTTCCTTCCATTGACGCTGGCGGTCATCGTCACGGCGCCGAACGCCGGGCGCTACGCGCAGAAGCACGGCTCGCGCATCCCGATGACGTACGGGCTGACCTTGGCGGGCGGCGGCCTTCTCGTGTTGTCACGTCTGTCGCTCGATACTCCGTACCTGTTGATGCTGCCGGTCTTCGCCGTCATGGGTCACGGCATCGGCGCGACCATGGCGCCGATGACGGCCGCGGTGATGAACGCGGTTGGTTCGGAACGCGCCGGGCTCGGCTCGGCCATGACGAACACGTCGCGCGAGGTCGGCGGGGTTTTCGGCATCGCCCTGCTCGGCACGGTGCTCACGACGAGGCTGCGGCACGTAATCGAGCCGGCGCTGACGCCGCTGGGCCTGTCGCCGCAGCAGCAGGCCGCCGTCGCCGACGCCGCCGGTCACGGCAACATCGACCCCGCGCTGCTAGCCACGCTGCCGTCCGATCAACAGGCCCGCGTGATCGACGCGTTCCGTACCTCGTTCATGAGCGGGTTCCGGATCTCGCTCGTCATCGGTGGACTCGTGCTGTTGACCGCGGCCGTCGTGGCGAATCGCTTCATTCCGGGGAGAGCCGCGGCGCGCGAGGTGATGGCCGAGCGCGACGGGCTCGCGCCGGCGATGGAGCTGTGATCCACTTTCCTCGAGGGGGTTCGAGATGGAAGACGAGAACGTGATCTCTCGCATCGAGGCGCTCGCGCACGAAGAGCACGAGCTATTCGAGAAGGAAGCCGAAGGCGACGTGTCGACGGCGGACCGGGAGCGCCTGAAGGGCATCCAGGTCCAGCTAGACCAGTGCTACGACCTGCTCAGGCAGCGTCGAGCGCGGAGAGCAGCCGGCCTCGATCCGAACGATGCGAACGTGCGAGACGAGACGACCGTCGAGGGCTATCTTTCGTAGCTAGATGGACCCCCGCCTGCCGGAACCACCGGGAAGCCCGCGGCTCCTTCGGGCCCGCGGAGTCGGCGAGATCCTCGTCGACGCGTTCGAGATCTACCGGCGCCACTGGCAGAACCTCATCGCGATCGTCGCCGTGGTCGTCGTCCCCCTCACGATCCTGCAGGTCGCGCTGGTCGACGCGTTCATCGACGACGTCCAAGTCCAGGAGCTTCCGGACGGAACAGTTCAGGTCACCGGCGAGGTTGGGTCGGCCGTCGCCGGCGGAATCGTCGTGGCCGTGGTGTTCACGCTCGCCTTCCTGGTCCTGACGGGCGCGGTGACGAGAGCGGCCGCCGGGACGTTTCTCGCCCGGGACCTGACGATCGCCGAGACGTACCGCTACGGCTTCGCTCGACTCGGCTCGATCCTACTCGTCGCTGTACTCGTCGTCCTCGCGGTCGCCGCCGGCTTCATCTTGCTCATCATCCCGGGGTTCATCGTGCTCACGCGGCTGTGGGTGTCGATGCCCGCGGTCGTCATCGAGGACCGGCGGGGACGGGAAGCGCTCAAGCGGTCGTGGAGTCTGGTAACGGGCTACAGCTGGCCGGTGTTCGGCGCGATCATCGTCTCGGGTCTGCTCACCGGACTCTTCAGCGGCCTTTTGACGGCGGTGTTCCCCGACAACCTCGCCGGGCAGGCGATCGGACAGTCGATCGCCACGGTCCTCACGACGCCGTACTCGGTCCTCGTCGGCATCCTGATCTACTTCAGCCTTCGGGTACGCAAGGAGGGCTACGGGGTCGAGGATCTCGAACGAGACCTCGCGCGAACCGAGGTGACCTAGTCCCCTAGGCCCGCCTCGCCCGGTGGAGCCCGACGGGCGCCGACAACCCCTTCAGCTCGGAACGGCTGGATCGATGAACCCGGTACGCTTGTGCCGGCCGTCGCAGAACGGCTTGTTGGCCGAGTTTCCGCACCGGCAGAGCGTCTGTCGGTTCCGCACCTCGTACGGCGTTCCGTCCTCCGAGACGACTGGGATGCCGCCCCGGAGCCAGTACGACGCGTTCGGCTCCACGCCGATCGACGGCTCGAGCTCCGGCTCGACCAGCGTGTCGGGGTCGTCGTCCGTCGCGAACGCGAGCCGTCCCGACGGACACTGATGAACCATCGCCACGAACTCCCCCCGCGCATCGGGATCGTCCGCCTCGCCGGCGAGCGTCCATACCGTGGTGCGCAGGTTCGTGCAGAACCCCGCGTGCGTGCAGATCGTGCGGTCGTCGTAGAGCACGACGCCCTTCCCCTGCCACGGCTCGCGGCGTCGCGCGATCGGTCCCCTGTCGGCGACCTCCGTTCCATCGAACCCCAGGCGTTCGCACACGTGATCGCAGAACGGCTTCGTCTCCGACATGCCGCACCGGCAGAGCTCATACGTGTCCGGAGTATCGAAGTCTGGACCTTCGTCCCACGCGATCGGCTCGCCGTGCTCGGTCGTCACGATCGCGGTTCTGAGCAGCCGGATGTCGCCCTCGACGCGGTACGGGCCGCCGCGTTCGACGACGACGCGGCGTGCGGCTTGGGGTTCGGCCATGACCGCCGAGTCTACGCGGCCTCCGTCGAGACCAGTTCCGGCCGGCGGTCGAGGTCACGGAGGGCGGTGCTGAACCGTGCTCCGACGGTGATCGTGAGATATGCGGCGCCGCTGAAAAGGAGGGTCGCGCGAAGACCGATGGCCTCGATCACGGCGCCCGCGACCAGAACCCCGAGTGGGATCGCCACCCACGCGGCGGCCTGCGTCACGCCGAACACGCGACCCCGCATCCAGGCCGGCACGCGCTCCATGAACACCGTGTCGATCACCGGGTTCAGCGGCCCAGAAGCGAGGCCCGAGATCGTCTTCGCGACGAGCAACACCGCCAGCGGCGGGAAGAACGCGGCGACGGGGAACGACAGGGTGACCAAGATGAACCCCCACGTGAACACGGCTCGGCGCGACAACCGGTGCCCGACCGCCGCGAACGCCAGCGCGCCGAGCACCGAGCCCGCGCCGCCCGCCGCCGTCATGAGTCCGAGGCTGAGCGCGCTCTCGTAGATGTCGTGAGCGAGGACCGGGAGCGCGATCATGGCCACGGCGTCGAACAGGTTCGTCAGGCTCACGATGAAGACCAGCACGGCGAGGGTGCGGTCGGCACGCAGGAACGCGTAGCCCTCGCGGAGCTCTCGGCGGTACGACGTCTTCCTCGGCTCGCGTACGACGGCCGGTCGGGGAACGCCCACCGCGACGAGCGCCGCCGACACGAGGAACGAAGCGGCGTCGATCCATAGGACGTTCGTCGCTCCGGTCGCCGCGATGAGAACGCCGGCGAGGGGCGCGCCGGCGAGGCGAGCGAACCGTTCGACAACCGCGGTCGACCCGGTTGCCCGCTCGAAGCTCCATCCGGCGCTCGCGGCGACGTCGGGCAACAACGCCGCGCGAGCCGTTCCGCCGGGCGCGTCGAGCAGGCCACCCAGGAACACCAGCACGACGAGCTGCCAGAACTCGAGCCCCACCGTCGAGTGCAGCAGCGGGATTGCGGCCACGGCCACCGAGCTCGCGAGGTCCGCGACGATGCTCGTCCGGCGGTAGCCGAGACGGTCGACGAGCGCCCCGCCGAACAGACCCGAGAGGACGACCGGGAGCAGTCCGGCAAACGCCGTGATGCCCGTCTTCGTTGCGCTTCCGGTCGTCTGGAGCACGAACCACGGGATGGCGACCAGCGCGGCGACGTTTCCCGTTAGCGAGACGGCGTTGGCCGCGAACAGGGCGAGAAGCGGCGCGCGTCCGCGCGCCTTCAATTCGTCCCCCGGCGCCGTGGGTACAGGTGGACGACGGCGGCGACGCGTTCCGAACCCGGATGGCGCCCGGCGCGGCGGCGCGCGATCACCTCGTGCAGCTCATCGCGAAGCTCGCGCAGCTCCTTGGGCGTGAGCTCGAGGATCCAGTCGCTCATGTCGGCGGCGTCCACCCATTCGGCGGGCCACGTGTGGGTGCTGGTGACCCACTCCATCGCGTGGTTCGCCTGCGCTCGGACGATCTCGCGGCCGAAGGCCTGCTCGGCGGCGACGCGCTCCGGGGAGTCGAGGAACTCGACCGTCGACCAGCTCGTCCGCTCGTGGGACGAGCGCCACCACCGTTCCTTGCCGTCTCGGGCAAGATCGGGGGCCTCTTCGATGAATCCCCGATCGGAGAGCTGACGAAGGTGGTAGCTGGCAAGCGCCGGGGACACGCCGAGTCGTTCAGCCAGCGCCGTGGCCGTCGCCGGGCCGTCGGCCCGCAGGAGACCCAGCAGGCGCAGGCGCAGCGGATGGGCGAGCGCCCGCATCTGGGCCGGCTCGGTGAGCCGGAGTGTGCTCGGTTCGGGCGCCATGTTCGAAAGGATACTTTCGAAAGGGTCGTTTCGCAACCGTAACGCGTTTTTCGCGGCCACGAGCCCGTCGGGGGTTCCAGGGGTTCCAGTCCTGCCCGAGAGCCTCGTTGGTAGCGTGGGCACCGTGGTCGTGCGGAAGCGCCCGCTCGTCGCCGCCACCCTGGCGATCCTCGTGCTCGCGGCGTGTGGCCAACCCGGTCCGGCGGATCGGACGAGGCGAACACCGGGTTCGACGTCGAGCGCGAGCCAGCCCTCAGCGTCTGTCGACTCGTCGGGCTCGCCGTCGCCGAACGCGCGCGCCCCGATGGACCCAGATTCCGTTCGAATCGCGGCGCCCGGGGGCGGTTCGCTGCTCCTCCGAGGCGGATACCCCCACGTCGCCTCTCCGTGCATCGATCCCGAACCGAGGCGATTGCTCGCTCGCTATCCCGGCACGCTCCTGGTGCGTCGATCCGACGACGGAACGCTGAGGCTGGTCGTCACGCTGCCGTTCCAGGAGTACCTCCAGGGCATCGCCGAGGTACCGCCGTCCTGGCCGGGCGAGGCACTCAAGGCGCAGGCCATCGCGGCGCGGAGCTACGCATTGGCGACGACCGGGTGGAGCGGGCAAGAGGGTGAGACGCTCGACACACCGATCTGTGCGACGACCGCCTGTCAGGTGTACCGAGGCATCCCCGTTCCGTTCGAGCCGAACGTTCGGCGCTGGTACCGAGCCGTTCGCCAGACCGCCGGTCTAGTCCTGCTCTTCGAGGGACGACCGGCCACGACGGTGTACTTCTCAACCTCGAACGGACAGACGTACGGCAACGAGGACGTGTTCGGCAGCTCGCCGCTCCCCTATCTCCGCCCGGTCGTCGAGAACGACGACGGTGCCTCGCCGACGTCGAGGTGGCGCGTTCGCCTGCCCTTCGACGATGTCGCGACGTTCCTTGCGGCTGCGGGCGATTGGCCCCGGTCACGTCCGGTCACGGACGTGCGGTTCCGTGACGGCAGGTTCGTCGTCTCGAGCCACGCCCGGACGCGGTCGATCGAGTCCAGCACGTTCCGCGAGGGGATCAACGCGTGGGCGCCGTGCCTGGAACCCGCCAACTATCCGCCGCCGAGCAGGTTCGGCTCGCCCCTTCCGACGACGATCCCGTCTCGATGGCTGAGCGCGTCCTCCGAGCGCGGCGCGTTGATCATCTCGGGGCGCGGCTGGGGCCACGGCGCTGGGATGGTGCAGTGGGGCGCGTACGGCAAGGCGCGGCGGGGCCTGTCGGCCGCCGATATCCTCGCTTTCTACTACGGAGGGTTGCGCCCCGAGGCCTATCCGCAGCCGGGGCGGATCCACGTCCAGGTCGCCGAGGGCATCACCGAGCTCCGCGCCGTTCCGTCCGATGTCGGGGCCACGGTCGACGGCCGTGAGGTCGGCCTGGCCCGGATCTCCGTCGCCGGCGGCGAATCCCTGCAGGTCGAGGTGGAACCGCGATAGACCCCGAATTCCGACGAGATGAACCCGGCACCGACCGAAAGGAGCCCAGAGATGGCCCATCCGTTCGAGCTCACCAATGAGTTCCAGGTCGATGCCACCCCAGAAGAGGTGTGGGACGCGATCGCCACCGGTCCAGGCGTCGACGCCTGGTTCATGGGTCGCAACGAGATCGAGCCGCGGGAGGGCGGCACCGTTCGCACGATCATGCGAGGCGGAACGGAGGAGGGGACGGTCCAGGCCTGGGAGCCGCCGAATCGGCTCGCCTACCGCACCCCTGAAGGTCCGGACGGCGCGCTCCACGCGTTCGAGTACATCGTCGAGGGGCGCGGGAAGGGCAGCACCGTCGTCCGCTGGGTGCACAGCGGCTTCCTCGGCGAGAACTGGGAGAGCGAGTACGAGGGCCTTTCCGAGGGCGACCCGATGTACTTCGACAAGCTCCGCGTGTACCTCACGTACTTCCGCGGCCGCACGGCGACGCCCGTCGAGGCGTTCGGTCCGGCAGTGCCCGACCGTGACCATGCCTGGACCACCCTCCACCGCGCCCTGGGGCTGCAGAGCACACCCTCGCTCGGCGATCGCGTGCGCCTGACGCCCGAGGGACTCCCGGTTCTCGACGGCGTCGTCGACTGGCTGTCGCGCGACTTCCTCGGCGTGCGCACCGACGACGGCATCTACCGGTTCATGCACATCGCCGCGTTCGGCGGCATCACTGGAGTCGGCCACCACGTCTTCGACGATGCACTCGACCAGAAGGAAGCCGAGGAGGCATGGGGCGTCTGGCTGGAGAAGGTCTTCAGCTAGGGTTCACACCTGCACGAGGAGGACGTTCCGGTTTTGAGCGAGGAACCCGTAGCCGAACGCGACCTTGAGCGAGCCGGGATCGGGGAACTCCTTAAGGCGCACGCGCCCCCCGACTGGGAGAAGCGCTTTCGACGCGACGACCTGCTCGACGCGATCATCGACGGCGAGCCGTTGCAGATGTTCGTCATGGCCGCCGACATCCGAGAGTCCACCATGCTGATGAAGGAGGCCGTCCGGTTCGAACGCTTCGCGTTCATCATGGACAAGTTCGTAACGGCCGTTCGCCGCGGCATCGGATCTCCAGGCGGTTGGTTCGACAAGTTCACCGGGGACGGATTCCTCGCCTATTGGATAGTGCAGACGGCGCCCGAGGACGAGTACGACGAGGCGTTCGTCCAGGCGGCGGGGAACATCGTGCATACCG
Protein-coding regions in this window:
- a CDS encoding MFS transporter; translation: MSLLGFEGENAREKVLVLLTMCFALAMAMLDNTVVNVALPTISRELDAGVSELQWIVDGYVLALASFLLTGGIVGDRYGRKKTFLTGLVVFTAASLACGLSQDTAQLIAARAIQGVGAALLLPGTLSIITVTFPPHERARAIGLWAGVSGLALALGPTVGGLMVERLGWESVFFLNVPIGVIAFLVATRTVRESTSPELRRLDAPGLLLGTSALFLVTYGLIESNERGWSDPLIVGSLVAFAILLVAFLAWERRSPHPMMPLRLFRIPAFSAGNTVAFSVSLGMFATFFFMSLYMQTIRGYTALEAGVRFLPLTLAVIVTAPNAGRYAQKHGSRIPMTYGLTLAGGGLLVLSRLSLDTPYLLMLPVFAVMGHGIGATMAPMTAAVMNAVGSERAGLGSAMTNTSREVGGVFGIALLGTVLTTRLRHVIEPALTPLGLSPQQQAAVADAAGHGNIDPALLATLPSDQQARVIDAFRTSFMSGFRISLVIGGLVLLTAAVVANRFIPGRAAAREVMAERDGLAPAMEL
- a CDS encoding DUF2630 family protein, which gives rise to MEDENVISRIEALAHEEHELFEKEAEGDVSTADRERLKGIQVQLDQCYDLLRQRRARRAAGLDPNDANVRDETTVEGYLS
- a CDS encoding ATP-binding cassette domain-containing protein — translated: MDATIHVEGITKRFGNVEALRGVDLKVFPGSVFGLLGPNGAGKTTMIRILTTLLQPDDGQATVAGYDVVRDAEPLRHVIGLAGQYAAIDENLTGQENLEMVGRLYHLTAEEATRRGEAVLERFELTDAAHRVAKTYSGGMRRRLDLGASLVGRPQVLFLDEPTTGLDPRSRLEMWDIIRELVRDGTTLLLTTQYMEEADRLADSIAVIDQGLVIAEGTADDLKTRVGGEVLAIRVADRTQIGAAAGAVLGLGPGGGNADNERGEITLPVGDNGTGILTEAIRRLDAEKIALADVALRRPSLDDVFLSLTGHAAEDGGGTGPGEEQQRGRKGR
- the lon gene encoding endopeptidase La, whose amino-acid sequence is MAQLDTQILPLLPLTTGVVLPGMVITLTVESDDARRAIAAADATRGEILLVPKVGQRFAQVGTVAKVEDVGRLQNGMEALVIRGMHRAVISRGVPGTGDAVWVEVDPRPDEVASPRAHELAREYRATLESIVEARGVPQVAEFLRGISDPGQIADTAGYSPDLSFEQKVDVLETLDVERRLETVLEWAKDVLAELDLKDKIRTDVREGLEKNQREFILRQQMDAIRKELGEDSEENVAEEYRRKIAEANMPDGARKEAERELGRLERTSEQSPEYGWIRTYLDWMTEIPWGVRTEDNLDIGDARRILDEDHKGLDDVKDRIVEYLAVRKLREERGLGPASGRGSGAILTLVGPPGVGKTSLGESVARALGRKFVRISLGGIHDEAEIRGHRRTYVGALPGRIVRALKEAGTKNPVMMLDEVDKVGADWRGDPSSALLEVLDPAQNHTFRDHYLEVDLDLSEVLFISTANVAETIPGPLLDRMEVIRLDGYTEDEKVAIARYHLLGRQLERNGLNEDEVTVTDGAIRQVVGDYTREAGVRNLERELGKVLRKVATKLARGDAHAPVNVDVIDVRDYLGRPRFFFEAAERTSVPGVATGLAVTGTGGDVLFIEATRMEGEGPDALMLTGQLGDVMKESAQIALSYVRSHAEELGVPASSLGGRFHVHVPAGAVPKDGPSAGVTMVTALASLLSQTSVKSTVGMTGEVTLQGRVLPIGGLKQKVLAAHRAGLKEVILPKRNEGDLDDVPEQVREEIAFHPVETIDEVLAIALERGEVSEVDMPRPPETEPFVAA
- a CDS encoding CDGSH iron-sulfur domain-containing protein produces the protein MAEPQAARRVVVERGGPYRVEGDIRLLRTAIVTTEHGEPIAWDEGPDFDTPDTYELCRCGMSETKPFCDHVCERLGFDGTEVADRGPIARRREPWQGKGVVLYDDRTICTHAGFCTNLRTTVWTLAGEADDPDARGEFVAMVHQCPSGRLAFATDDDPDTLVEPELEPSIGVEPNASYWLRGGIPVVSEDGTPYEVRNRQTLCRCGNSANKPFCDGRHKRTGFIDPAVPS
- a CDS encoding ABC transporter permease — translated: MSAATTTTTQVARSRTRLALSDWWVLTKRNLLTYIRKPDLLVFSTIQPVMFVLLFVYVFGGAFEMILPPNVTYVDFLIPGIIVQTSIFAALQTGVGLADDLQKGLIERFKSLPMARSAVLAGRTAADTVSVVFQIVLMVIVGVLIGYRLHEGITEAVLAFVLIVAVGYTFTWVAAFAGLALKSVEAVQAATFTIVFPVIFVSSAFVPVDSMPGWIQPIARNNPMTIWVDTVRSLTLGDPFTDSRSPLFQSIPDLGALAWQSLAWIAVILAIAVPVGVRMYRRT